The Streptococcus viridans genome includes a window with the following:
- a CDS encoding DUF4304 domain-containing protein yields MKEAKELFVKNGFSRLKRTNNYYKINHDFFTVIYFQRKSNGTAYFVNIGIHPLFLESGQLEEVDCALRTRLGSIDNRNGMDQAELEKAVQEAIDFTTQYSSYPTVFSSINPEKDLEKDGLLKDFSITKVNLCRLYVEYYDTIDSKKLALDFANYGLSITPKIASVPKNFFKTYIRSGEIVKTTY; encoded by the coding sequence ATGAAAGAGGCCAAAGAACTCTTCGTGAAAAATGGCTTTTCGCGACTAAAGCGAACCAATAACTATTATAAAATCAATCATGATTTTTTCACGGTCATCTATTTTCAACGAAAATCAAATGGGACTGCCTATTTCGTTAATATTGGCATTCATCCCCTCTTTCTGGAATCGGGACAGTTAGAAGAAGTGGATTGTGCTCTAAGGACTCGATTAGGTTCTATCGATAATAGAAATGGCATGGATCAAGCTGAATTGGAAAAGGCTGTTCAAGAGGCTATCGATTTTACTACTCAGTATTCATCGTATCCTACCGTATTTTCGAGCATAAATCCCGAGAAGGATCTTGAGAAGGATGGGTTGCTAAAAGATTTCTCTATCACCAAAGTGAACTTATGCAGATTGTATGTTGAGTATTATGATACCATTGATTCTAAGAAACTGGCTTTAGATTTCGCAAACTATGGCTTATCCATTACACCTAAGATTGCCTCTGTACCTAAAAACTTCTTTAAAACCTATATTCGTTCGGGAGAAATAGTCAAAACTACTTATTAG
- a CDS encoding SMI1/KNR4 family protein yields METISQLLNEIEKCLQQLDHSCLDFLNPGISSQQIQELFEEIPLQPTQDLRALYTWRNGSEDSEGITLGELAFFPGFYLMSLEESIQTYLELRETDAWGKSWFPIFASGGGDFYAMNLAPEAQGQILGFYVFEEEAQVEYRSLESMLIALKNCYEQGIIFRNEQGYLDMDYRKHAEIAHDINPEVKIWIEFLKET; encoded by the coding sequence ATGGAAACGATCAGCCAATTATTAAATGAGATTGAAAAATGTCTCCAACAGCTAGATCATTCTTGTTTAGACTTTCTAAATCCGGGAATATCTTCTCAACAGATTCAAGAATTGTTTGAGGAAATCCCATTGCAGCCAACCCAGGACTTGCGTGCTCTTTATACTTGGAGAAACGGTTCAGAAGATAGTGAGGGGATCACACTCGGTGAGCTGGCATTTTTTCCTGGTTTCTATTTGATGTCTCTGGAAGAGAGTATCCAGACCTACTTAGAACTAAGAGAAACGGATGCTTGGGGCAAGTCTTGGTTCCCAATTTTTGCCAGTGGAGGAGGAGATTTTTATGCCATGAACTTGGCTCCAGAAGCTCAGGGACAAATTCTTGGTTTTTATGTATTTGAAGAGGAGGCTCAGGTCGAATACCGGTCATTAGAATCTATGCTCATAGCTCTTAAAAACTGTTATGAACAAGGTATTATTTTCCGGAATGAACAAGGTTACTTGGATATGGATTATAGGAAGCATGCTGAGATAGCGCATGACATAAATCCAGAGGTAAAGATATGGATTGAATTCTTAAAAGAGACGTAA